In Roseofilum reptotaenium CS-1145, the DNA window ATAGATTTTCCCTGCCTTCAACGCCGCCAGTCTTTGTTGATACAATTGCTTCCCGGATACCGGCCGCCATTCAACGGCAGCCGCAGAGGTTACGGTTTGGGGCGTTACAGGCCGTAAACTCGCCGGTCGATCCAGACTCCACTGAGCTACCCGATTCGATTGACTAAACTGGGGTTGAAAGTCATCAACTGTAGGCAAAGTATCTAACACTTCCTCAACGATTCGTGCTAAGGACAGATCGGAGGAAGCATCGGATACGGGAGGAACGAACTCATCCATTGGCAGAACGGTGAGCAGTCCATCCCCCAGATTGCTACCTGTGCCTTGGGCCAATAGACTGAGGGCCAATAAACTATAGTGACTCATACTAGCGGATACTAACAACACTTTTTTCTTTGACAGCCGTGAGTATCCGAGTCAGGATAAGTTGGAATCAGGCCATAGGTAATGGCAAAGGTAATACTATCAAGTTCGAGTAATTAGTTTAACAATGCAGGGATTGAAACGCACTCCTGCATTGTTCTGGTAGAACAATGCAGGAGTGCCTGTTGCCCAAGGTGAAGCATGGCATCATAGCCAATTAACCAGACTTGATCTAACGCTCAAAACATGACCTATTCCCACATTAACCTTTCGGTATAATGTGGTCTTCTGGGCAAACTAGCTAAAAGATTTGACCTCTTGTCTAGCCTTTTCTGCTTCCTCCGGATGAATGCCCAAGCGAGTCAGATTAATGCGTCCTTTATTATCAATATCGCGCACTTTGACAATCACTTCATCGCCTACAGCCACCACATCTTCGACTTTACCGACTCGTCGATCTTCCAACTGGGAAATATGGATCATGCCTTCTTTACCCGGAAGGTACTCGACAAAAGCGCCAATGGGAATAATACGAGTGACTTTGCCCAGATAAACATCCCCTTCTTCAGGCTTTTTCGTCATGTTTTGGATCAGGTATTGAGCTTGTCTAGCTTTTTCCGGATCGGAACTATAGACCATGACCGTGCCATCATCTTCGATATCGACTTTAGCTCCAGTTTGTTCCGTAATGCCCTTAATCGTTTTTCCACCTGGCCCAATCACTAAGCCAATCCGTTCGGGGTCAATTTTGAATGTGACGATCCGAGGGGCATAGGACGATAGGTTTTCGCGAGGGGTGCTGATGGTGCCGGTCATCTTTTCTAGGATATGTAACCGGGCTGGTTTGGCTTGTTTAATCGCATCAGCAATCACACTTACCGGTAATCCAGTAATTTTCATATCCAGTTGCAGGGCGGTAATTCCGGAGTCAGTTCCGGCAACCTTAAAGTCCATATCGCCAAGAAAGTCTTCGATGCCTTGGATGTCGGTCAAGATACGCACTTCATCCCCTTCTTTAATCAGGCCCATGGCTGCACCACTCACGGGTTGAGAAATGGGGACACCGGCATCCATGAGACTTAGGGTTGAGCCACAGACCGATCCCATGGAGGTGGAACCGTTGGAGGAGAGAACTTCAGAGACCACCCGGATCACATAGGGGAAGTCATCTTTAGGAGGTAGTACGGGGATAATGGCCCGTTCGGCTAGAGCACCGTGACCAATTTCCCGACGACCGGGCGATCGCATGGGTTTGGTTTCTCCCACAGAATAAGGAGGGAAGTTGTAGTGATGGATATAGCGTTTTTGGGCATCGGGATGCAGGTCATCGAGTTCTTGGGCATCTCCAGAGGTTCCCAGGGTGACGATGGACATCACTTGGGTTAATCCTCGGTTAAAGAGAGCACTACCGTGAACCCTAGGCGGTAATAGGCCAACCATGCAGGAGATGGGACGAACTTCATCGAGTTTGCGTCCATCGACACGCACTCCGTCGTCCACAATTTGTTTACGCATCAGCTTCTTCGTCAAGCTTTTGAAGGTTTTGGAGATCGCCTTATCATCAGCTTCTGCGGCTTGACGAATGGAGTCGTTTTCTGGGAGTTCGGCGATCGCCCAGGAGACTTCAGTTTCTTTAATGTCGTCTAGGAGCTGATCGCGGGTGGGTTTATCCAGGTCAAATTGGGAAAGAATGCCTTTAATTTTCTCCGTAGCGCGATCGCTAATAAATTGCGTTAGGGTTTCATCTTCTTGAGGGACTTCGGGAATGACTAATTCGATGCCCATTTCTGCCATTAATTCCCGTTGGGCAGTAATTAAGTCACAAACCGCTTCGTAACCAAAATCGATCGCCTCGATGATATCTTGTTCTGGCAGTTTGTTGGCTCCCGATTCCACCATAATCACACCATCGGGCGATCCAGCCACCACTAGGTCGAGGTCACCATTCTCCACTTCTGTATAGGTGGGGTTAATCACAAAATCATCGCCAACTAATCCCACTCGTACAGCAGCCATGGGCCCGTAAAAGGGGATTTTCGCTAACATCACCGCTAGGGACGCGCCAGTGACCGCTAAAATATCGGGGGGAACCCGGTCATCCATCGATAGGGTTGTGGCTACGACTTGAATATCATCCCGTAACCAGGAGGGAAACAGGGGACGTAAGGGGCGATCGATTAAGCGACTGGTTAATATGGCTTTTTCCGAGGGTTTTCCTTCTCGACGCAAAAATCCACCTGGGACTCGCCCCGCAGCATAGAGTCGCTCTTCATAGTCAACCAGTAGGGGTAGAAAATCGATTCCTTCCCGTGCTTCAGCACGAGTTGCCGTCACTAAAACTGCTGTATCTCCCGATTGGATCAGAACTGAACCACCAGCTTGAGGCGCAAGAATTCCTACTTTGAGCCGAATATCCCGTCCATCAAAGGATATTG includes these proteins:
- a CDS encoding polyribonucleotide nucleotidyltransferase yields the protein MVEIDKSISFDGRDIRLKVGILAPQAGGSVLIQSGDTAVLVTATRAEAREGIDFLPLLVDYEERLYAAGRVPGGFLRREGKPSEKAILTSRLIDRPLRPLFPSWLRDDIQVVATTLSMDDRVPPDILAVTGASLAVMLAKIPFYGPMAAVRVGLVGDDFVINPTYTEVENGDLDLVVAGSPDGVIMVESGANKLPEQDIIEAIDFGYEAVCDLITAQRELMAEMGIELVIPEVPQEDETLTQFISDRATEKIKGILSQFDLDKPTRDQLLDDIKETEVSWAIAELPENDSIRQAAEADDKAISKTFKSLTKKLMRKQIVDDGVRVDGRKLDEVRPISCMVGLLPPRVHGSALFNRGLTQVMSIVTLGTSGDAQELDDLHPDAQKRYIHHYNFPPYSVGETKPMRSPGRREIGHGALAERAIIPVLPPKDDFPYVIRVVSEVLSSNGSTSMGSVCGSTLSLMDAGVPISQPVSGAAMGLIKEGDEVRILTDIQGIEDFLGDMDFKVAGTDSGITALQLDMKITGLPVSVIADAIKQAKPARLHILEKMTGTISTPRENLSSYAPRIVTFKIDPERIGLVIGPGGKTIKGITEQTGAKVDIEDDGTVMVYSSDPEKARQAQYLIQNMTKKPEEGDVYLGKVTRIIPIGAFVEYLPGKEGMIHISQLEDRRVGKVEDVVAVGDEVIVKVRDIDNKGRINLTRLGIHPEEAEKARQEVKSFS